The genomic region CCTGCTGCCAAACTTATCGCTGCGAGAGAGGAGAAAGCGTCCCAGCTTGCTGAGAAGGCTaagcaaaaggaggaggcccgGAAGGCTAgagagaaggccgaggaggagaagtgggccaaggccaaggtggCCCCGCAAGACATGTTCAAGGACGACCCCAAATATACCGAGTGGGATGCTGACGGTCTGCCGACAAAGCTggccgaggggggtgagCCAGTGCCCAAAAGCCAGGCCAAaaagttgaagaaggacTGGGACAGGCAGAAGAAACTGCACGAAGAGTATCTTGCCAAGTTTGGAGGCAAGGCGTGAGTCAGCTATCAGCTGCAGTTTAGACGACTAGGTATCTTGCCTACTTTTCGGGGTGAAATAGAAAACTTATGTTGTCGCTGTTAGCTGCCTTGAAATAGTGAATCGAGCAGACGCACAATCGAAATCAAAGTTGGAATACAAACTCGCCCCTAAGCCCTGAACGCCGCGCATGCTCTAAAGgaacccaaacccagccgTCTATCTCTCCTCGCCAAGTCTTATGTACACTGCTATATCAACGACGATAACCCGCAACTACATGATtaaccccaccaccaaagctcCCACAACAGCTTTCCATACATCAATTTTGAGGGAATAAGCCTTAGACTGTCCGGTTGGGTTGATACCCAGCGGGCCCGTCCCGCTCACCCTTGTGGCCACTGGGCCGGGCCCGATATCGATACCTGTGGGGCCCACACCGGTGAAGGTCGCCGTAGGGCCACGTTCAGCAGTGACATCCAGATTATTGTTCCCAGACGTCGGTCTTGGAGGCGGTGCCGTGCACCGGCCTGTCGCACTGGGCACAGCATCTGGCCCCGTGCTGATGGCAATGATGTTGCTTCCACAATTCGCCGCCTGAGCCAGGTGCAAGTTTCTGTTGTCTTGATCAAACACCACGTAGGCCGCTCGCAGGAAGGTGTCTCCTAGCACCGGCTCCCCGTCATCATCTGGGAGCACGCCCAGCACGCAGTACCCCTGAACGTGCCAGATGAAATCGTTGAAGGGCACGTTGATCACTTTATCCCCAAAGTAAAAGTCAATGGAGCCTTCCAGATCAGCAACATTGCAGTCGAGGAAATAGAAACCGGTCGAGGGGTCATATTGGGTGTCTGCGAAGCTGGAGGCGAAGGCTTGGTAGATTCGTCGGGGAAGTCGGCTGAGTGTTCCGCCCGAATCGAGGAAAACAGGAACTTCAAGCTCTTGTGATCTTTCGACTAGACCGTCGGGGTATGTTAGTCCCACGCCGCTCATGGTGACATAGTATCTGTCCGCTCCCCTTGGAGTTTGGTTCTGAGGCAGCATAGGGAGCTTGGCTAGAGATCCGATGTATTTTCCAGTGTCCACGCCGCCAAAGATGAGCGCTCCCTCGGGGGAGTCGACGGTTCTAAGATCCATGCTGAAGGCTCGCGAGTTGATCAACTTTTGGTCTTTCATCGTGTCGAGAATGTAAGGATACTCGTTGACTCCTCGAATAGGGGGTGAGAGGCCAAGGATTCCCAAGGGGATGTCGTGGGACTCGAGGGCTACGCCGATGACCTGGTTTCTAACCGTGGCCCCTGTCATGTGGAAGATCAACATAAGTCACAGCTCGGACGAGAGCATGGCGTTCCAGCAAGAGATTCTGACGCACCTCCAAGTTTGACACTCTCTCTAACATATTGTATTGTCGCATTCCCTTTCCCATACACGAGGATGTCGGTCACGCGCGTTGCGTTCAGACTTGAGCTCTTGCTCCAGTCGTAGACCGGGAACGATCGACAGTCGTCAGGCACATTGGC from Podospora bellae-mahoneyi strain CBS 112042 chromosome 4, whole genome shotgun sequence harbors:
- a CDS encoding hypothetical protein (COG:O; MEROPS:MER0080922; EggNog:ENOG503PD1H), which codes for MIPLRFLLSAAPVLASAHDFSAPPDSSRQQNPSLETRGEGFIRSPLNVLPNPAPPKLIRGRQNEVAIENQFTGTRYGVDIEVGTPGQKLTLVLDTGSPDTWVNPTCDTANVPDDCRSFPVYDWSKSSSLNATRVTDILVYGKGNATIQYVRESVKLGGATVRNQVIGVALESHDIPLGILGLSPPIRGVNEYPYILDTMKDQKLINSRAFSMDLRTVDSPEGALIFGGVDTGKYIGSLAKLPMLPQNQTPRGADRYYVTMSGVGLTYPDGLVERSQELEVPVFLDSGGTLSRLPRRIYQAFASSFADTQYDPSTGFYFLDCNVADLEGSIDFYFGDKVINVPFNDFIWHVQGYCVLGVLPDDDGEPVLGDTFLRAAYVVFDQDNRNLHLAQAANCGSNIIAISTGPDAVPSATGRCTAPPPRPTSGNNNLDVTAERGPTATFTGVGPTGIDIGPGPVATRVSGTGPLGINPTGQSKAYSLKIDVWKAVVGALVVGLIM